A region from the Aegilops tauschii subsp. strangulata cultivar AL8/78 chromosome 5, Aet v6.0, whole genome shotgun sequence genome encodes:
- the LOC109750663 gene encoding S-adenosylmethionine decarboxylase proenzyme: MEMSLADCWGPAPASPIGFEGYEKRLEITFSDAPVFADPCGRGLRALSRHQIDSFLDLARCTIVSQLSNKQFDSYVLSESSLFVYSHKVVIKTCGTTKLLLSIPRILELAAELSLPLLSAKYSRGAFIFPGAQPAPHRSFSEEVSVLNGFFGGLKSGGNAYVMGDAFRPKKMWHVYYATEEPEQPMVTLEMCMTGLDAGKAAVFFKNSADGGCSSAKEMTKVSGISAIIPEMEICDFDFDPCGYSMNGVCGPAASTIHVTPEEGFSYASYEAMNFNPGSLVYSDLIKRVLSCFRPSDFSLAVTIFGGQGFAKSWAADAEVCSYLLEDVVEQELPGGGLLMYQSFSAVAPGAVSPRSTLDDGWSSDGMETAVQGEETCVWGVEKKVAEKGVAA; encoded by the coding sequence ATGGAAATGTCTTTGGCTGACTGCTGGGGCCCTGCCCCCGCTTCCCCTATTGGGTTTGAGGGCTACGAGAAGCGCCTCGAGATAACTTTCTCTGACGCGCCTGTCTTTGCGGACCCGTGCGGCCGCGGCCTTCGCGCCCTCTCCCGCCACCAGATCGACTCCTTCCTCGATCTTGCACGGTGCACCATTGTGTCCCAGCTCTCGAACAAGCAGTTCGACTCTTACGTGCTGTCGGAGTCGAGCCTCTTTGTCTACTCCCACAAGGTTGTCATCAAAACCTGTGGGACAACAAAGCTCCTGCTGTCGATTCCCCGCATCCTGGAGCTTGCTGCGGAGCTGTCGCTGCCACTTCTTTCAGCGAAGTACTCCCGCGGGGCGTTCATCTTCCCCGGCGCGCAGCCGGCGCCGCACCGCAGCTTCTCGGAGGAGGTGTCCGTGCTGAACGGCTTCTTTGGTGGCCTCAAGTCAGGTGGCAATGCATATGTGATGGGTGATGCGTTCAGGCCCAAGAAGATGTGGCACGTCTACTACGCCACTGAGGAGCCTGAGCAACCCATGGTGACGCTCGAGATGTGCATGACTGGGCTGGACGCCGGGAAGGCCGCGGTGTTCTTCAAGAACTCTGCCGACGGCGGCTGCTCCTCGGCCAAGGAGATGACCAAGGTCTCGGGGATCTCTGCTATCATCCCCGAGATGGAGATCTGCGACTTCGACTTCGACCCGTGCGGCTACTCGATGAACGGCGTCTGCGGCCCTGCAGCCTCCACAATCCACGTTACTCCCGAGGAGGGCTTCAGCTACGCGAGCTACGAAGCGATGAACTTCAACCCTGGCTCCCTGGTTTACAGTGACCTGATCAAGAGGGTGCTGTCATGCTTCCGCCCGTCAGACTTCTCCCTCGCCGTCACCATCTTCGGTGGCCAAGGCTTCGCCAAATCATGGGCGGCCGATGCGGAGGTCTGCTCGTACCTGCTCGAGGATGTCGTCGAGCAGGAGCTTCCCGGCGGTGGCCTGCTCATGTACCAGAGCTTCAGTGCGGTTGCCCCTGGCGCCGTGTCACCGAGGTCGACCTTGGATGATGGCTGGAGCAGCGATGGGATGGAGACGGCCGTGCAGGGCGAGGAGACGTGCGTCTGGGGAGTGGAGAAGAAGGTGGCCGAGAAAGGTGTCGCTGCCTGA
- the LOC109750656 gene encoding gamma-glutamyl peptidase 3-like codes for MKIMAADDQPRRSRRYALLLAARDSEYVLKAYGGYFNVFVSAFGGGGGKDSDVCETWDMFRAVDGELPDLDDIGRYDGFVISGSPYDAYADELWILRLCLLVQEAVAARKRVLGICFGHQVVCRALGGRVGKARRGGWDIGIREVAMAATLPPWRFLDALRDLPQYAKITECHQDEVWEAPLGADVLASSDKTGVEMFCVGDHVLGIQGHPEYTGDILLSLVDRLSTSQSITLSFAGDVKRQLEATSPDREFWLKLCKSFLKTEESYY; via the exons ATGAAGATCATGGCAGCCGATGATCAGCCAAGGAGGAGCAGGAGGTACGCGCTGCTGCTGGCGGCGCGGGACTCGGAGTACGTGCTCAAGGCGTACGGAGGCTACTTCAACGTCTTCGTGAGTGCATTCGGCGGTGGCGGTGGCAAAGACAGCGACGTCTGCGAGACGTGGGACATGTTCCGGGCGGTGGACGGGGAGCTCCCCGACCTGGACGACATCGGACGTTACGACGGCTTCGTCATCAGCGGCAGCCCTTACGACGCGTACGCCGACGAGCTGTGGATACTGCGGCTGTGCCTCCTCGTCCAGGAGGCCGTCGCCGCCCGGAAGCGCGTCCTCGGCATCTGCTTCGGCCACCAGGTGGTATGTCGCGCTCTGGGCGGCCGCGTCGGGAAGGCCAGGCGCGGCGGGTGGGACATCGGCATCCGGGAGGTGGCCATGGCGGCGACGCTGCCGCCGTGGAGGTTCCTCGACGCGCTGCGGGACCTTCCCCAGTACGCCAAGATCACCGAGTGCCACCAGGACGAGGTCTGGGAGGCGCCGCTGGGCGCCGACGTGCTGGCGTCCTCGGACAAAACCGGTGTGGAGATGTTCTGCGTCGGCGACCACGTGCTGGGAATCCAGGGCCACCCGGAGTACACCGGCGACATACTCCTCAGCCTCGTCGACCGCCTCTCCACCAGCCAATCCATCACC TTGTCGTTCGCTGGGGATGTGAAGAGGCAACTGGAGGCTACTAGCCCTGACAGAGAGTTCTGGCTCAAGCTCTGCAAAAGTTTCCTCAAGACTGAAGAATCATACTACTAG